One Parageobacillus sp. KH3-4 genomic region harbors:
- a CDS encoding anti-sigma factor domain-containing protein, with translation MKKGIVLELDDEFVTLLTPDGEFIQVKKEGKYEIGEEIEAKAVQKPNVRRRSLRYIISFVAAAVLLIATLLHFPSNEVYAYMSIDINPSIEIGVNEQLKVIKLKAYNEEGKKIVSQLAHWQKKAFIDITKEIIELSMKKGYLQKGGQVLITTVERKHRAASSRELSTELTKIQHSYQRKNIVVKTEESTMEVRNEAVKKGMTTGKLLQIEQKTKSVSPKSINMRKQEKPPKQDDKRQINSHFLPEKNEKKYNKNNSKEENEQQMTSHLLQKRDEQRQEGNSKNEKKELQKIYHPSMEKDERRQNKSDDHILGKNVEKKHQLHDDLKHHQKKENKQDKHHGKQNYNQDNFKKSPKGKQYGKKRKIGDIHKPSKSTRLCERCYSVF, from the coding sequence GTGAAAAAAGGGATTGTATTGGAACTAGATGACGAATTTGTCACATTATTAACTCCTGATGGTGAGTTTATTCAAGTGAAAAAGGAAGGAAAATATGAAATAGGAGAAGAGATTGAAGCGAAGGCGGTACAAAAACCCAATGTTCGCCGCCGTTCACTTCGATACATAATAAGCTTTGTGGCGGCAGCGGTTCTTTTGATTGCAACGCTACTTCATTTTCCTTCCAATGAAGTGTACGCCTACATGTCCATTGATATTAATCCAAGCATTGAAATCGGGGTCAATGAGCAGTTAAAAGTTATAAAATTAAAGGCATACAACGAGGAAGGAAAAAAGATTGTTTCACAACTTGCGCATTGGCAGAAAAAAGCGTTTATTGATATTACCAAGGAAATTATCGAACTAAGCATGAAAAAAGGCTATTTGCAAAAAGGTGGGCAAGTATTGATTACAACGGTGGAGAGAAAACACCGTGCTGCATCTTCACGCGAACTTTCTACAGAATTGACGAAAATTCAACACTCGTATCAGCGGAAAAATATTGTTGTAAAGACGGAAGAAAGCACGATGGAAGTACGAAATGAAGCTGTAAAGAAAGGAATGACAACAGGAAAACTGCTGCAAATTGAACAGAAAACGAAATCAGTTTCGCCAAAGTCCATAAACATGAGAAAACAAGAAAAACCGCCGAAACAGGACGATAAACGGCAAATAAACAGTCATTTTCTCCCAGAAAAGAACGAAAAAAAATACAATAAGAACAACAGCAAGGAAGAGAACGAACAGCAGATGACCAGCCATTTATTGCAGAAGCGCGATGAACAAAGGCAGGAAGGGAATAGTAAGAATGAAAAGAAAGAATTGCAGAAGATTTACCATCCATCCATGGAAAAAGATGAACGAAGGCAAAACAAAAGCGACGATCATATACTTGGCAAAAATGTCGAAAAAAAACACCAACTGCATGATGATTTGAAACATCATCAAAAAAAGGAAAATAAACAGGACAAACATCACGGAAAACAAAACTATAATCAAGATAATTTCAAAAAATCACCAAAAGGCAAACAATACGGAAAAAAAAGGAAAATAGGCGATATTCATAAGCCGAGTAAATCTACTCGGCTTTGCGAACGATGCTATTCCGTTTTTTGA
- the sigI gene encoding RNA polymerase sigma factor SigI, giving the protein MKSMFSILFSLKKERTIEQTVSEIQQGNKALHNQLIQQYKPFIAKTVSSVCKRFIHEDDDELSIGLIAFNEAIEKYAPHKGGSFISFAELLIKRRLIDYIRKEAKCRNIVLHTDEDEENSAQTYLDTKLSMDEFYKQIEQQQRREEIIHYQQVLKEFGIHFHDLVEQSPKHKDARLNAIKVAKLLVENEELLKWLFRKKQLPIKQLQNMAEVSRKTIERNRKYIIAVAIILAGDYVYLKEYIKGVLPS; this is encoded by the coding sequence GTGAAATCCATGTTCAGCATATTATTTTCGCTAAAAAAGGAGAGAACGATTGAACAGACGGTTAGCGAAATTCAACAAGGAAATAAAGCATTGCATAATCAATTGATTCAACAATATAAACCTTTTATTGCCAAAACTGTTTCCAGCGTGTGTAAACGATTTATTCATGAAGATGATGATGAATTAAGCATCGGGTTGATCGCGTTTAATGAAGCAATTGAAAAGTACGCGCCTCATAAAGGAGGTTCGTTTATTTCTTTTGCCGAATTACTGATTAAAAGGCGTTTAATTGATTATATTCGCAAGGAAGCAAAATGTAGGAACATTGTTTTACATACAGATGAAGATGAGGAAAATTCCGCGCAAACGTATTTAGATACGAAGTTGTCCATGGATGAATTTTATAAGCAGATAGAGCAGCAACAGCGCCGCGAGGAAATTATTCATTATCAACAAGTATTAAAAGAATTTGGTATTCATTTTCACGATCTTGTCGAGCAGTCTCCAAAACATAAAGACGCCCGATTAAACGCCATCAAAGTTGCCAAGTTATTGGTGGAAAACGAAGAGTTGCTGAAATGGCTTTTTCGGAAAAAACAATTACCGATTAAACAATTACAAAATATGGCCGAAGTGAGTCGCAAAACGATAGAGAGAAATAGAAAATATATTATTGCGGTGGCGATTATTTTAGCTGGGGATTATGTTTATTTAAAGGAATATATAAAAGGGGTGCTTCCATCGTGA
- a CDS encoding amino acid permease, whose amino-acid sequence MNLLRKKSVQMLLNEAGQKGVSLKKDLGAFDLTMLGIGAIIGTGIFVLTGVAAAEHAGPALVLSFILSGLACVFAALCYAEFASTVPVSGSAYTYSYAAFGELIAWILGWDLILEYGVAASAVAVGWSGYFQGLLAGFGIELPKALTNAYNPEKGTIIDLPAIFITLLMAFLLSLGVKKSARFNAIMVVIKVAVVLLFLAVGVWYVKPENWSPFMPFGFSGVATGAATVFFAYIGFDAVSTAAEEVRNPQRNMPIGIIASLFICTLLYIAVSLVLTGIVPYEQLNVKNPVAFALNYINQDWVAGFISLGAIAGITTVLLVMLYGQTRLFYAVSRDGLLPKAFSKVSPTRQVPYVNTWLTGMIVAVFSGIIPLNKLAELTNIGTLFAFITVSIGVLILRKTQPNLKRAFRVPMVPVIPLLAVAFCGYLVFQLPAITWIGFVSWLLIGLVIYFAYGRKHSTLNDMKETTTEKAG is encoded by the coding sequence ATGAATTTGTTGCGAAAAAAGTCTGTACAAATGCTTTTGAATGAAGCTGGACAGAAAGGCGTTTCTTTAAAAAAAGATTTAGGAGCATTCGATTTAACGATGCTCGGCATTGGCGCTATTATCGGGACAGGAATTTTTGTATTGACGGGAGTCGCCGCTGCGGAACACGCCGGTCCTGCACTTGTCCTTTCTTTTATTCTTTCTGGCCTTGCTTGTGTTTTTGCGGCGCTTTGTTATGCGGAGTTCGCTTCGACAGTTCCGGTATCTGGTAGTGCTTACACATATAGTTATGCGGCGTTTGGAGAATTAATTGCTTGGATTTTAGGATGGGATTTAATTTTAGAATATGGAGTAGCTGCTTCCGCTGTAGCGGTTGGGTGGTCTGGTTATTTTCAAGGATTGCTTGCCGGATTTGGCATTGAGCTTCCAAAAGCGTTGACGAACGCATATAACCCGGAAAAGGGAACAATAATCGATTTGCCGGCAATTTTTATTACTCTTCTTATGGCATTTTTATTAAGTCTTGGCGTAAAAAAATCTGCCCGTTTTAATGCGATCATGGTGGTGATTAAAGTCGCTGTCGTATTGTTGTTCCTTGCTGTCGGCGTATGGTATGTGAAACCGGAAAACTGGTCGCCGTTTATGCCATTCGGATTTTCCGGAGTAGCGACCGGCGCTGCGACTGTTTTTTTTGCCTATATCGGTTTTGACGCGGTTTCGACGGCAGCAGAAGAAGTGCGCAACCCGCAGCGAAACATGCCAATCGGAATCATTGCTTCTTTATTTATTTGCACATTATTATATATTGCCGTTTCTCTCGTATTGACGGGAATTGTTCCTTATGAACAATTGAATGTAAAGAACCCAGTGGCTTTTGCGTTAAACTATATTAACCAAGATTGGGTTGCCGGCTTTATTTCGTTAGGAGCGATTGCCGGAATTACGACGGTATTGCTTGTCATGCTATACGGCCAAACGCGTTTATTTTATGCGGTCAGCCGTGATGGTTTGCTTCCAAAAGCATTTTCTAAAGTAAGTCCGACACGGCAAGTGCCGTATGTGAACACTTGGCTTACAGGGATGATCGTGGCGGTTTTCTCCGGGATTATCCCATTGAATAAACTGGCAGAGTTAACGAATATTGGAACACTGTTCGCCTTTATTACCGTTTCTATCGGTGTGCTCATTTTGCGCAAAACACAGCCTAATTTAAAACGTGCCTTTCGGGTTCCGATGGTTCCCGTCATTCCGTTGTTGGCGGTTGCGTTTTGCGGATATTTAGTTTTCCAGCTCCCAGCGATCACTTGGATCGGTTTTGTATCTTGGTTATTGATCGGTTTAGTTATTTACTTTGCATATGGACGTAAGCATAGCACGTTAAACGATATGAAAGAAACAACAACTGAAAAAGCAGGATGA
- a CDS encoding DUF485 domain-containing protein, protein MAIQDHSFEECTVTDYSRIVQSSSFQHLMREKKNFILPFTLFFLVFYFALPILTSYSNVLNSSAIGPISWAWIFAFAQFVMTWALCTLYSKRAAKFDEIVERIKQEAKEGGNM, encoded by the coding sequence ATGGCGATACAAGATCATTCTTTTGAAGAATGTACAGTAACGGATTATAGCCGAATTGTTCAGTCTTCGTCCTTTCAGCATCTCATGCGCGAAAAGAAAAATTTCATTTTGCCATTCACGTTATTTTTCTTAGTTTTTTACTTTGCATTGCCAATTTTGACGTCCTATTCCAACGTGTTAAACTCTTCCGCAATCGGTCCGATCAGCTGGGCATGGATATTCGCGTTTGCGCAATTTGTCATGACGTGGGCGTTATGTACACTTTACTCTAAACGCGCAGCAAAATTTGATGAAATCGTTGAACGAATTAAACAAGAAGCGAAGGAAGGGGGAAACATGTAA
- a CDS encoding cation acetate symporter, whose protein sequence is MHGLAFFLFLIIVVLTLIITYFASKRTRTTSEFYTADSSLTSWQNGLAIAGDYMSAASFLGIAGMIALAGFDGFFYSIGFLVAYLVVLYIVAEPLRNLGKYTMADMIAARFDDKKVRGVAALNTIAISIFYMIAQLVGAGGLIKLLLGIDYIYSVLIVGILMTVYVVFGGMMATSWVQIVKAVLLMVGTFIISIIVFAKFDFSLIKMFNEVKTATPLGEAFLNPGNKFKDPLDTISLNLALILGTAGLPHILIRFFTVKDAPAARKSVVHATWIIGIFYILTIFLGFGAAAFVGYDKIVAANPAGNMAAPLLAEALGGDFLFAFISAVAFATILAVVAGLVLSAASAFAHDFYSHILRRGQATEKEQMVAARWASVGVSILSILLALFAQKMNVAFLVSLAFAVAASANLPIIVLTIFWRRFNTTGAIAGMLVGLFSALLLVFFSPNVWAPEPGVAILVGEPLFKLANPGIVSIPLGFIASIVGTLLSLKKADSKKFDEILVKANTGIKELTN, encoded by the coding sequence ATGCACGGGTTAGCCTTTTTCCTCTTTTTGATAATTGTGGTGCTAACGCTTATCATCACTTACTTCGCTTCGAAGCGAACAAGAACAACGAGCGAGTTTTATACAGCAGATAGCAGCTTAACCAGCTGGCAAAACGGGTTAGCAATCGCCGGCGACTATATGTCCGCTGCTTCATTTTTAGGAATTGCCGGCATGATCGCATTGGCTGGTTTTGACGGTTTCTTTTATAGCATCGGCTTCCTTGTTGCATATTTAGTCGTTCTTTACATTGTCGCTGAGCCGCTGCGCAACCTTGGAAAATATACGATGGCTGACATGATTGCCGCTCGATTCGACGACAAAAAAGTGCGCGGTGTCGCAGCGCTTAATACGATTGCCATCTCCATTTTCTACATGATTGCTCAGCTTGTCGGTGCTGGAGGCCTTATTAAGCTATTATTAGGAATTGATTACATTTACTCTGTCCTCATTGTCGGCATACTTATGACCGTTTACGTCGTTTTCGGCGGCATGATGGCAACAAGCTGGGTCCAAATCGTGAAAGCGGTATTATTAATGGTTGGTACGTTTATCATTTCCATTATCGTCTTTGCCAAATTTGACTTCAGCCTCATCAAAATGTTTAATGAAGTAAAAACAGCCACGCCGCTCGGTGAAGCGTTCCTCAACCCTGGCAATAAATTTAAAGACCCGCTTGATACGATATCGTTGAATTTAGCACTCATCCTAGGAACAGCAGGACTTCCGCACATTTTAATCCGCTTCTTTACAGTAAAAGATGCGCCAGCGGCGCGCAAATCTGTCGTTCATGCGACATGGATTATCGGCATTTTTTACATCTTAACGATTTTCTTAGGATTCGGCGCCGCAGCATTCGTTGGTTATGACAAAATTGTCGCCGCAAACCCTGCCGGAAACATGGCCGCCCCATTATTAGCAGAAGCGCTCGGTGGCGATTTCCTATTCGCGTTTATATCCGCAGTCGCGTTTGCTACGATTTTAGCTGTTGTGGCAGGACTCGTGCTGTCAGCCGCGTCGGCATTTGCCCATGACTTTTACAGCCATATCCTTCGCCGCGGCCAAGCGACGGAAAAAGAACAGATGGTTGCGGCGCGCTGGGCTTCTGTCGGCGTATCGATTTTGTCCATTCTTTTAGCGTTATTCGCTCAAAAAATGAATGTCGCTTTCCTTGTCTCATTGGCATTCGCTGTTGCAGCAAGCGCCAATTTGCCGATTATTGTATTAACGATTTTCTGGCGCCGCTTTAATACAACAGGTGCTATTGCGGGGATGCTCGTCGGGCTATTCAGTGCGTTGTTGCTCGTGTTCTTTAGCCCAAACGTTTGGGCGCCGGAACCGGGAGTAGCGATTCTTGTCGGTGAACCGCTCTTTAAGCTTGCCAACCCTGGCATCGTTTCCATACCATTAGGATTTATCGCATCGATCGTCGGCACGCTTCTTTCCTTGAAAAAAGCCGATAGCAAAAAATTTGATGAAATTCTTGTGAAAGCGAATACAGGAATAAAGGAATTAACAAATTAA
- the menC gene encoding o-succinylbenzoate synthase: MEIKVKRVILRHLQMELKSPFTTSFGSFQKKEFILVEAVDEDGVSGWGESVAFPSPWYNEETVKTNWHIIEDFLLPLLFQAPIAHPEELQQRFSIIRKNQMAKAAVEGAIWDLFAKKQELPLHKALGGNKNRIEVGVSIGIQKSVDDLLRIVERYVQEGYRRIKIKIKPGWDVDVVREIRRRFPNVPLMADANSAYSLADIDRLKELDEFQLMMIEQPLAFDDIVDHATLQSQIKTPVCLDESIHSAEDARKAIQLGSCQMINIKIGRVGGLTEAKRIHDICQENDIPVWCGGMLEAGVGRAHNIAITTLDNFTLPGDTAASSHYWEKDIIIPEVVVRNGTITVPEQPGIGYEVDRRQVDIYTSYAKVYRP, translated from the coding sequence ATGGAAATAAAAGTGAAACGAGTCATATTGCGCCATTTGCAAATGGAACTAAAATCGCCGTTTACAACGAGCTTCGGTTCGTTTCAGAAAAAGGAATTTATTTTAGTCGAGGCGGTCGATGAAGACGGCGTGTCGGGATGGGGGGAATCGGTGGCTTTTCCTTCTCCTTGGTACAATGAAGAAACCGTCAAAACGAATTGGCATATAATAGAAGATTTTTTATTGCCGCTTTTATTTCAAGCACCAATTGCCCATCCGGAAGAGTTGCAGCAACGTTTTTCCATCATCCGCAAAAATCAAATGGCAAAAGCGGCGGTAGAAGGAGCGATATGGGATTTATTTGCAAAAAAACAAGAATTGCCGTTACATAAAGCGCTTGGCGGAAATAAGAACCGCATCGAAGTAGGCGTAAGCATCGGCATTCAAAAAAGCGTCGATGATTTATTGCGCATTGTCGAACGGTATGTGCAAGAAGGGTATCGGCGCATCAAAATAAAAATTAAACCTGGGTGGGATGTTGACGTTGTCCGCGAAATTCGCCGCCGTTTTCCGAACGTTCCGCTCATGGCCGACGCCAACTCCGCTTATTCGTTAGCGGATATCGATCGATTAAAGGAGTTAGATGAGTTTCAGCTAATGATGATCGAACAGCCGCTTGCTTTCGATGACATCGTGGATCATGCAACATTGCAGTCACAGATAAAGACGCCGGTCTGTTTGGATGAAAGCATTCATTCGGCGGAAGACGCAAGAAAAGCGATTCAGCTTGGCAGTTGTCAAATGATAAATATAAAAATCGGTCGTGTTGGAGGGTTGACAGAAGCGAAGCGTATACACGATATCTGTCAAGAGAACGACATTCCTGTCTGGTGCGGCGGCATGTTAGAAGCTGGTGTCGGCAGAGCGCACAATATTGCCATTACAACGCTCGACAATTTTACGTTGCCTGGTGATACTGCTGCTTCTTCTCATTACTGGGAAAAAGATATTATTATTCCGGAGGTCGTTGTCCGCAACGGAACGATAACAGTGCCGGAACAACCGGGGATTGGGTATGAAGTCGACAGACGGCAAGTAGATATTTATACTAGCTATGCTAAGGTGTACCGTCCTTAG
- a CDS encoding GNAT family N-acetyltransferase produces the protein MRVSLQKIDTIEQLEEMARLEAEVWGTSPIPTHQTLTAAKNGGIIIGAFVDGKMVGFVYSFPGYQDGQVYLCSHMMGIAKPFRDQGIGYMLKMKQAQEAIKKGYRTIRWTYDPLQSRNGYLNIAKLGAICSQYVENCYGKMDDALNKHLPSDRFVVEWLLESRYLQERSRFFSKIAWSPENVALHWKQNSNGDPVPIYKEEFDPHDRPFLLVPVPLQFQRLIEADHELALDWRYKTRDVFVHLFRKGWAVAHIVRKDDEPVLYYVCVKRNELPL, from the coding sequence GTGCGCGTTTCGCTACAAAAAATTGATACGATCGAACAACTGGAAGAAATGGCGCGGTTGGAAGCGGAAGTATGGGGAACGAGCCCGATCCCTACTCATCAAACATTGACAGCGGCAAAAAACGGCGGCATTATTATTGGTGCTTTTGTGGATGGAAAGATGGTCGGATTTGTGTATAGTTTTCCCGGATACCAAGACGGGCAAGTGTATCTTTGCTCGCATATGATGGGGATTGCCAAACCGTTCCGCGACCAAGGAATCGGTTATATGCTGAAAATGAAACAGGCGCAAGAAGCAATCAAAAAAGGATATCGTACAATTCGTTGGACGTACGATCCGCTGCAAAGCAGAAACGGCTATTTGAACATTGCCAAGTTAGGGGCGATTTGCTCGCAGTATGTTGAAAATTGTTACGGCAAGATGGATGATGCGTTGAATAAGCATTTACCGTCGGATCGTTTTGTTGTGGAGTGGTTATTGGAAAGCCGATATTTACAAGAAAGAAGCCGCTTTTTCTCTAAAATAGCGTGGTCGCCAGAGAATGTGGCGCTTCATTGGAAACAAAACAGCAACGGAGATCCAGTGCCGATCTACAAAGAAGAATTTGACCCTCATGACCGGCCGTTTTTGCTTGTTCCTGTTCCTCTACAGTTTCAGCGGCTCATCGAGGCAGATCATGAGCTAGCGCTGGATTGGCGCTATAAGACGCGTGACGTGTTTGTTCATCTTTTTCGGAAAGGATGGGCCGTTGCTCATATCGTTCGAAAAGATGATGAACCTGTTTTATATTATGTTTGCGTGAAACGCAACGAATTGCCGTTATAA
- a CDS encoding M20 peptidase aminoacylase family protein — translation MRKMIHAMKEELWEIFDYLHRHPEVSWEEWKTTRFIEQQLIQEGYRIQTFPDCPGVVGEFGGGSFTVGLRSDMDALWQEVDGVWRANHACGHDAHMTMVLGVAKLFNRIGYQPPGTLRLLFQPAEEKGTGALKFLEKGVVDDIDFLYGVHLRPVQEVKSGYAAPAILHGAAQCIEGEIKGVAAHAARPHLGVNVIEVGSAIVQELGKIHVDPQVPASIKMTRFHAGEKNANIIPDYAEFALDLRAQTNEAMEQLVEGLNHVVKGVASIYDADIRLHAGVRVAAAQPHPQAQRFMERAIVAVLGEEKCLPPIVTSGGEDFHFYSWMKPQLKTTMLGLGCDLMPGLHHPQMTFRREDLLSGIEILARVVMETFEHFALQGETGSARFATKN, via the coding sequence ATGAGGAAAATGATTCATGCGATGAAGGAAGAATTATGGGAGATTTTTGATTATCTTCATCGCCATCCAGAAGTTAGCTGGGAAGAGTGGAAAACGACGCGGTTTATCGAACAGCAACTAATCCAAGAAGGATATCGTATCCAAACATTTCCCGATTGTCCGGGAGTGGTTGGGGAATTTGGCGGCGGATCGTTTACGGTCGGATTGCGCAGCGATATGGATGCGCTTTGGCAAGAAGTAGATGGAGTATGGCGAGCGAACCATGCGTGCGGGCATGATGCCCATATGACAATGGTATTAGGGGTTGCCAAACTGTTTAATCGCATCGGCTATCAGCCGCCCGGAACGTTGCGGCTTCTTTTTCAGCCAGCGGAAGAAAAAGGAACAGGCGCATTAAAATTTTTGGAAAAAGGAGTCGTCGATGATATTGACTTTTTGTATGGCGTTCATTTGCGGCCGGTTCAAGAAGTAAAAAGCGGTTATGCCGCTCCTGCGATTTTGCATGGAGCCGCGCAATGCATTGAAGGGGAAATTAAAGGAGTTGCCGCGCATGCGGCAAGGCCGCACCTCGGAGTCAATGTCATTGAAGTTGGAAGCGCGATTGTGCAGGAGTTAGGCAAAATTCATGTCGATCCACAAGTGCCGGCATCGATTAAAATGACGAGATTTCATGCAGGGGAAAAAAACGCGAACATCATCCCAGATTACGCCGAATTTGCGCTTGATTTGCGGGCGCAAACGAACGAGGCGATGGAACAGTTAGTGGAAGGGTTGAATCACGTCGTCAAAGGGGTAGCGTCTATTTATGATGCGGATATTCGGCTTCATGCAGGTGTTCGCGTTGCTGCCGCGCAGCCACACCCACAAGCACAACGGTTCATGGAGCGCGCTATTGTCGCCGTGTTAGGGGAAGAAAAATGTTTGCCGCCAATCGTTACTTCGGGGGGAGAGGACTTCCATTTTTATTCATGGATGAAACCGCAGTTAAAAACGACGATGCTTGGGCTTGGCTGCGATTTAATGCCAGGGCTGCATCATCCACAAATGACGTTTCGCCGCGAAGACTTATTGTCCGGTATTGAAATATTGGCAAGAGTCGTTATGGAAACGTTTGAGCATTTTGCATTGCAAGGAGAGACGGGAAGTGCGCGTTTCGCTACAAAAAATTGA
- a CDS encoding threonine/serine exporter family protein produces the protein MIVQQLLTSFIASAAFGIIFNIPKRLLINCGFVGMAGWIIYFLFAEQRIDDVVATFIASFFVAMISSIFARIYKTPVTIFSVSGIIPLVPGGLAYEAMRHVILNDYNMAISLAAKAFMISGAIAMGLVFSEVINQLVKQKRKS, from the coding sequence ATGATCGTGCAACAATTATTGACGAGTTTTATTGCTTCAGCAGCGTTTGGGATCATTTTTAACATTCCGAAGAGGCTGTTAATCAATTGCGGATTTGTCGGAATGGCTGGATGGATCATTTATTTTTTATTCGCCGAGCAGCGAATAGATGACGTTGTCGCTACGTTTATTGCCTCTTTTTTTGTGGCAATGATCAGCTCTATATTTGCAAGAATATACAAAACGCCGGTGACGATTTTCAGCGTCTCCGGAATTATTCCGCTCGTTCCAGGGGGCTTGGCGTATGAAGCAATGCGTCATGTCATTTTAAACGATTATAATATGGCGATATCGCTTGCCGCGAAAGCGTTTATGATTTCTGGAGCGATTGCCATGGGATTGGTTTTTTCTGAAGTAATTAACCAGCTCGTCAAGCAGAAGCGGAAATCCTAA
- a CDS encoding threonine/serine exporter family protein: MPAYHDRTNDIVDLCLLAGKIMLESGGETYRVEDTMMRIAASFGIPRSHSYVTPTGIIFSIDRMNSTQFIRIVERSTDLHKVALVNHISRRISNGELSLDEAYKQLKEVEKQKFSYSFWQQVAAAAIASGCFAVMFGGWNNFFPSLFAGGAGFYCFEMIHRLVKIRFFAEFFASFIVGGLAMILVAIGLGANLDKIIIGSVMPLVPGLVITNAVRDLMAGHFLAGLSKGAEAFLTAFAIGTGIALILSIG, translated from the coding sequence ATGCCAGCTTATCATGACCGTACAAACGATATCGTCGATCTTTGTCTGTTAGCGGGAAAAATTATGCTCGAAAGCGGTGGGGAAACATATCGCGTGGAAGATACAATGATGCGTATTGCTGCTTCATTTGGCATTCCCCGTTCACACAGTTATGTCACGCCGACGGGAATCATTTTTTCGATTGATCGGATGAATTCCACGCAGTTTATCCGAATTGTGGAACGTTCGACAGATCTGCATAAAGTCGCGCTTGTGAATCACATTTCCCGCCGTATCAGCAATGGAGAGCTGTCGCTCGACGAGGCGTATAAACAGTTAAAGGAAGTGGAAAAACAAAAATTTTCCTACTCTTTTTGGCAGCAAGTCGCGGCAGCGGCGATTGCCAGTGGTTGTTTTGCTGTCATGTTTGGGGGATGGAACAACTTTTTTCCTTCACTTTTTGCCGGAGGAGCGGGATTTTATTGTTTTGAGATGATTCACCGCCTTGTGAAAATACGGTTTTTCGCTGAATTTTTTGCTTCGTTTATTGTGGGCGGATTGGCTATGATTCTCGTTGCGATCGGGTTAGGAGCGAATTTAGATAAAATTATTATTGGGTCTGTGATGCCGTTGGTGCCGGGACTAGTGATTACGAACGCTGTGCGCGATTTAATGGCAGGGCATTTTCTTGCTGGATTGTCCAAAGGTGCGGAAGCTTTTTTAACAGCGTTCGCGATTGGCACCGGCATTGCGCTGATTTTGTCGATTGGCTAA
- the crcB gene encoding fluoride efflux transporter CrcB, with translation MLWNSALVAIGGFFGAMARFGISKWMKQKYPSSFPFATLLINLIGSFLLGYIVGKGWNASWNLLFGTGFMGAFTTFSTFKIESITFYIHKQWKSFVLYLALSYLFGLLLAFLGMKTANV, from the coding sequence ATGTTATGGAATAGCGCGCTTGTGGCGATCGGCGGATTTTTCGGAGCAATGGCGCGCTTTGGCATCAGCAAATGGATGAAACAAAAATATCCTTCTTCTTTTCCGTTCGCTACATTATTAATCAATTTAATCGGTTCTTTTTTGCTTGGGTATATTGTCGGAAAAGGATGGAACGCTTCTTGGAACCTTCTTTTCGGAACGGGATTTATGGGGGCGTTTACGACTTTTTCGACATTCAAGATAGAAAGCATTACTTTTTATATTCATAAGCAATGGAAATCGTTTGTTTTATACCTTGCATTAAGCTATCTATTCGGCCTTCTTCTTGCTTTTCTTGGCATGAAAACGGCAAATGTGTAA
- the crcB gene encoding fluoride efflux transporter CrcB gives MVDYVIVGLAGIVGALLRYYLGLLVSGWWNGSFPLATLLANMIGCFALGCLNACLPRLRNIPSYVATGLGTGLIGSFTTFSTFSVETVELLRTSHWGTALVYVFLSMCGGLLMAWCGFRLGRNGLRVQNKVAK, from the coding sequence GTGGTTGATTATGTGATTGTCGGTCTCGCTGGAATTGTTGGTGCGTTGCTTCGCTATTATTTAGGTTTGTTGGTGAGCGGCTGGTGGAACGGGTCGTTTCCTTTGGCGACATTGCTTGCGAATATGATCGGCTGCTTTGCATTAGGATGTTTGAACGCTTGTTTGCCGCGTTTGCGCAATATTCCTTCTTACGTAGCGACAGGGCTAGGAACAGGGTTAATCGGTTCGTTTACGACTTTTTCTACGTTCAGCGTCGAAACGGTCGAGTTGCTGCGTACATCCCATTGGGGGACGGCGTTGGTTTATGTTTTTCTTAGTATGTGCGGAGGATTGTTGATGGCATGGTGCGGATTTCGTCTCGGACGTAACGGCTTGCGTGTGCAAAACAAGGTAGCAAAGTGA